Genomic window (Dyadobacter fanqingshengii):
TTTTATCAAAGGCAAGGACAACCTGACATTTTTCCTGAGCCGCCGCGAGCAGAACACCGCATTTCTAACAAAAACGGAGGCAGATATGAGGGCTCACTTTGAATTGACCGCAACGCCGAATCCAAGAAATATGCACCAGGTTTACATTTATCAATGGGGGCATGTCGACAGACATTTGAGACAGATCAGGAAAGTAAAAGCTGACCCAAACTTCCCGAAATAGGTGATTTTAAATTAGCACGCTTCCATATTATGCTCGTTAGCATGTGGGAGCTGCTGGTTTCTCGTAATCACATCCCAACTCACAAAAAACTCCGGTTGCAGCGCCTGGCAGCCCAAAGCCGCCAAGCGCTACAACCGGAGTTCAGAGCGAAAAATATTTATTAGCTAATACCCTTCATTTCAACAATCAATACCCTTCATTTTGCACAATTGCGGGGCTGCTGGTAATTACCGCCAAAGCCGGAATCGGATACAATAATTGGTAAGATTTGATCGGCGTTGAAATGCCTACTGTACTTTTGCCACCGCTTGCAACTTTTGCATTCATAACCGTGAGGGCGCGATCCGTGCGCAGCAGATCGAACCAGCGGTGCCCTTCGAATGGCGACTCCAGACGTTCTTCATTGTAAACTGCTGCTTTGAATGTTTCATAAGTCAGGCCGCTCAGATTAGCCAGCTTTGCGCGCGTCCTTACCTGGTTGATTGCTGCGTAAGCATCGGCATTAGGCCCTTTGTTTACTTCGTTTAAAGCTTCTGCATACATTAAAAGAATATCGGCATAGCGGATTACATACCAATCGGCTCCCGAATCGGCATAACCGCCGCCTGTTTCGCGCTCCACATAACCACGAATGTATTTAGCCGCGACAAATGCAGTACCATTTTGATAGCCATCGGCAATGTTGTTCCGACGCACGTCGCCCGTGGTGTAGGCGGCGGCGATATCTTCGGTGGGCTGGTTAAAGCCGTAAGCCCCGCCGGATGGAATGGTAATGCCTTCCGAGCCTGTTGGCGCGAAGTGATTCGGTAAGTTTGAACCAAGTCCGTTGGCTGCACCTTTATACTGTGCCTGCCAGATCGCCTCCCGATTTCCTTGCTGACCAGCTTTATAGAGATCTGCATACACTGGCAGCAGGCTGTAAGTGCCGGATGTAACTACTTTTTTAAATTCGGCAGCGGCTTCGGCGTACTTTTTTTGTGTCAGGTAAACTTGCCCAAGTAAACTTTGAGCAACACCCAATGTTGCCCGGCCCACAGAAGCGTCATCATAAGAAGCAGGCACCAATCCTTCTGCTTTTACAAGGTCGGCTTCGATTTGTGCATATACTTCCTGAACTGCGGAGCGGCCTACTTTATAACTTGCATCAATATCTGTCACCGGCTCGGTCACGAGCGGAACGGCGCCGTATAACCGCACGAGGTTGAAATAGCCTAATGCGCGCAACGTAAGTGCCTCGCCTGTGAATTGTTTTTTAAGATTATCCGAAACAGTTGAACCGTCGATTTTGGAAAGGATACTATTGCATCTTGCGATCAGGTTGTAACTGGTTTGCCAAAATGCGGTGAGGTGCTCATTGTCGGTCGTTTCCCGAAATTCGTCAATGTTCCTTTTTGCGTCATTTCCATCCCCGCCTGCGGTAAGCTCGGTGGTGTTATCCGATCGAAGGTCGACCAGCAAAGGATAGTAGCCATTGCCGGAATACACCTGCGCGAAAGCGGAGTAGGCACCCACCAATGCCTGGTTAAAGTCCGATTCTGTTTTAAAAAAGTCGGTTTCGCCGATCTGGGAAATGGGTTTT
Coding sequences:
- a CDS encoding RagB/SusD family nutrient uptake outer membrane protein; this encodes MISKNIKIAVALVILAFSGTSCEDFLESKPISQIGETDFFKTESDFNQALVGAYSAFAQVYSGNGYYPLLVDLRSDNTTELTAGGDGNDAKRNIDEFRETTDNEHLTAFWQTSYNLIARCNSILSKIDGSTVSDNLKKQFTGEALTLRALGYFNLVRLYGAVPLVTEPVTDIDASYKVGRSAVQEVYAQIEADLVKAEGLVPASYDDASVGRATLGVAQSLLGQVYLTQKKYAEAAAEFKKVVTSGTYSLLPVYADLYKAGQQGNREAIWQAQYKGAANGLGSNLPNHFAPTGSEGITIPSGGAYGFNQPTEDIAAAYTTGDVRRNNIADGYQNGTAFVAAKYIRGYVERETGGGYADSGADWYVIRYADILLMYAEALNEVNKGPNADAYAAINQVRTRAKLANLSGLTYETFKAAVYNEERLESPFEGHRWFDLLRTDRALTVMNAKVASGGKSTVGISTPIKSYQLLYPIPALAVITSSPAIVQNEGY